One segment of Ricinus communis isolate WT05 ecotype wild-type chromosome 8, ASM1957865v1, whole genome shotgun sequence DNA contains the following:
- the LOC8279988 gene encoding probable receptor-like protein kinase At5g59700, with product MGDKGLKFFVWVLPILSLSLAFLCSGFIPVDNYLVDCGSNKDTAVGKRVFLADNSSSNSISTPNTIFASTPKSVPSSEGSQLYQTARILNGTSKYTFSIRQPGRHWIRLYFYPFVYDAYDMSQARFDVFTQDHGLLSNFRVNASAFKEFSINVTSKSLEITFAPSINSFAFVNALEVVSAPDTLITGDPVTFNPVGNFQGLSWQALETVYRVNMGGPLITSRNDTLGRTWETDQKFLTNKNVATTISKIAAVKYVEGGATPDIAPNAVYGTATMMNSSGDPNSNFNVTWKFKVDPGYQYFVRFHFCDIVSTGLNQLYFEVYIDSWLVAKDLDPSSALSNILAGAVFMDYVTALTVNDTLHVSIGPSTSLNVFPNAILNGLEIMKMNNSLGSLSGAAPLLSDSSSKKDVGIIVGLTVGAFIIVVLAGILFMLCRKRKRLARQGHSKTWIPLSISGGQSHTMGSKYSNGTTVSINSNLGYRIPFAAVQEATNSFDESWVIGIGGFGKVYKGVLNDGTKVAVKRGNPRSQQGLAEFQTEIEMLSQFRHRHLVSLIGYCDEKNEMILIYEYMENGTLKGHLYGSGNPSLSWKERLEVCIGAARGLHYLHTGYAKAVIHRDVKSANILLDENLMAKVADFGLSKTGPEIDQTHVSTAVKGSFGYLDPEYFRRQQLTEKSDVYSFGVVLFEVLCARPVIDPTLPREMVNLAEWAMKWQKKGQLEQIIDSTLAGKIRPDSLRKFGETAEKCLADFGVDRPSMGDVLWNLEYALQLQEAVVPGDPEENSTNMIGELSPQINNFSHVDDNNSAAQFEASSNSVDDLSGVSMSKVFSQLVKSEGR from the coding sequence ATGGGTGATAAAGGattgaaattttttgtttgGGTTTTACCAATATTGAGCCTGAGCTTGGCATTTTTATGTAGTGGATTTATTCCTGTAGACAATTACCTTGTAGATTGTGGATCAAACAAAGATACTGCGGTTGGCAAACGTGTTTTTTTGGCTGATAACTCTAGCTCAAATTCCATTTCTACCCCAAACACCATTTTTGCTTCAACTCCCAAATCTGTCCCTTCTTCTGAGGGCTCACAGCTGTATCAAACAGCAAGAATCCTCAATGGAACCTCAAAGTACACCTTTTCAATTCGACAACCTGGAAGACATTGGATTCGCCTTTATTTCTATCCATTTGTTTATGATGCTTATGATATGAGCCAGGCAAGATTTGATGTTTTCACTCAAGACCATGGACTTCTGAGCAATTTTAGAGTGAATGCAAGTGCTTTTAAAGAATTTTCCATCAATGTAACCTCAAAAAGCCTTGAAATTACCTTTGCCCCTTCCATCAATTCATTCGCTTTTGTAAATGCCTTGGAAGTTGTTTCAGCCCCTGATACACTTATTACAGGTGATCCTGTCACTTTTAATCCAGTTGGGAATTTTCAAGGCTTGTCCTGGCAGGCATTGGAGACTGTTTATAGGGTGAACATGGGTGGACCATTAATTACATCTCGTAATGATACCCTTGGGCGAACTTGGGAGACTGATCAAAAGTTTCTCACCAACAAGAACGTTGCCACAACTATATCTAAAATTGCTGCTGTCAAGTATGTAGAGGGTGGGGCGACACCAGATATTGCTCCTAATGCTGTATATGGTACTGCCACCATGATGAACTCATCAGGTGATCCCAACAGCAATTTCAACGTGACCTGGAAATTCAAAGTTGATCCAGGATATCAGTATTTTGTTCGGTTTCACTTCTGTGATATAGTAAGTACTGGTCTTAACCAGCTCTACTTTGAGGTTTATATCGACTCTTGGCTTGTTGCTAAGGATCTCGATCCTAGTTCTGCTTTATCAAACATTTTGGCGGGTGCGGTGTTTATGGATTATGTCACAGCATTAACTGTCAACGATACTCTTCATGTGAGTATTGGTCCAAGCACCTCACTAAATGTTTTCCCAAATGCCATTCTAAATGGGTTGGAGATCATGAAAATGAACAATTCCCTGGGCAGCCTCAGTGGGGCAGCTCCTTTGCTTTCTGATTCAAGTTCAAAGAAGGATGTTGGCATAATAGTGGGCTTGACTGTTGGGGCATTTATAATTGTGGTCTTAGCTGGAATTCTGTTTATGCTgtgcagaaaaagaaaaagactggCACGCCAAGGCCATTCAAAGACATGGATTCCTCTATCTATCAGTGGAGGACAGTCTCATACTATGGGTAGTAAATATTCTAATGGAACAACTGTTagtattaattctaatttgggaTATCGTATTCCATTTGCTGCAGTACAAGAAGCCACAAACAGCTTTGACGAGAGTTGGGTTATTGGTATTGGTGGTTTTGGGAAGGTGTACAAGGGAGTTCTAAATGATGGTACGAAAGTGGCTGTTAAAAGGGGAAATCCGCGCTCCCAGCAGGGACTTGCAGAATTCCAGACTGAAATTGAGATGCTATCCCAGTTCCGACATCGCCATCTTGTTTCATTAATTGGGTACTGTGATGAAAAAAATGAGATGATcttaatttatgaatatatggAGAATGGGACTCTCAAGGGTCACCTCTACGGCTCAGGTAATCCCAGCTTGAGTTGGAAAGAAAGACTTGAGGTATGTATTGGAGCAGCTAGAGGTCTTCATTATCTGCACACTGGCTATGCTAAAGCAGTCATTCACCGTGATGTGAAGTCTGCAAATATCTTGCTTGATGAGAACCTCATGGCCAAAGTCGCAGACTTCGGGCTTTCAAAGACGGGACCTGAAATTGATCAGACCCATGTGAGTACAGCAGTGAAGGGAAGTTTTGGTTACCTTGATCCTGAATATTTCAGAAGGCAACAACTGACGGAGAAATCAGATGTGTATTCCTTTGGAGTAGTTCTATTTGAGGTTCTTTGTGCAAGACCTGTTATAGATCCAACCCTTCCAAGGGAAATGGTGAACTTAGCAGAATGGGCAATGAAATGGCAGAAGAAAGGGCAATTGGAGCAGATAATAGATTCTACGCTTGCGGGAAAAATAAGACCAGATTCACTTAGGAAATTCGGGGAAACTGCTGAGAAATGTTTAGCTGACTTTGGGGTTGACAGGCCTTCTATGGGAGATGTCTTATGGAATCTTGAGTATGCTCTTCAACTTCAAGAGGCAGTTGTTCCAGGTGACCCTGAGGAAAATAGTACTAATATGATTGGTGAGCTCTCACCACAAATCAACAATTTCAGCCATGTTGATGACAATAATTCTGCTGCACAATTTGAAGCATCAAGTAATAGTGTGGATGATCTCTCTGGGGTTTCAATGAGTAAGGTATTCTCTCAACTGGTGAAGTCTGAGGGAAGATAA
- the LOC8278046 gene encoding uncharacterized protein LOC8278046 has product MAYCTIDTPVPLRSPYINLHGWPEPNRCRRSLGVHGTQARVVDSRSCRQMYLRSYTFSRKESFEEKTKKRFGKVRERINRGISRKRSSSDGEREYSLRRVPCAALLSMFRRLMVSCTTKVDIAED; this is encoded by the coding sequence ATGGCCTACTGCACCATTGATACTCCAGTCCCCCTCCGGTCACCCTACATCAACCTCCACGGATGGCCGGAACCCAACCGCTGCCGCCGGTCTCTGGGTGTCCACGGGACGCAAGCTAGGGTTGTGGACAGCAGATCATGCAGGCAAATGTACTTGAGGAGCTATACgttttcaagaaaagaaagctttGAAGAAAAAACCAAGAAACGGTTTGGCAAAGTTAGAGAAAGAATCAACAGGGGAATATCAAGAAAGAGATCATCTTCAGATGGGGAAAGAGAGTACTCTCTGAGAAGGGTGCCGTGTGCTGCTTTGTTGTCTATGTTTAGGAGATTGATGGTGTCTTGCACAACCAAGGTTGATATTGCTGAAGATTGA